TTATCAAAATCATCTCGAACAAAGCACGCTGATCAACATCTCCCGTAATGAAGACGCGTCGCACAACCAATGTTTCGACGTGCTGACAGCTCGCCCACATTCATCAGGGGGGTTCCAAAACAAGGCAAGAGGCTTTCCGCCTACTGTATCGGATATGCGGGTATCTGATTATGGGTATAGACGTCGGACTAACCATGTGGCGGTGGGGTTGGGGTGAGAGATGTGGGGATTTCTGCTTGGTAAAGGCAGACACAAGGCcacaaagaagaagaggcggTGCTGTGTAACCTAAGCTGGTGCTCTGTGTCTGGAAAGGGGGGTGTTGCAACGCTCGGTGTCACGAAATGTCTTCTCGAAACTCCAGAAGACCGCATTGGGCCGAAATACTGGGCGGTAAACCTTTTTATGGCGCTAAAAGTTCCGCTTCTCAGCATTCCGAGGTTCCCGTGCCCCCCTGGATGTCATCTCTCAGGTCGACTGGCATTCTTTGCATTCTTTCAGCCGCTTTGGAGAGTCGTAGGGTGCGGTTAGTGGAGAAGAATGTCCACTGTATCGTCGATGGATCGAaacctgtacttgtacaactaTATGATAGAATAAATCGATAGATGACATATTGCCAATAAAAAGTACTAGCTGATCATCTTATCAGTCTTGCAACTCGATTTTCCTGTGGAAGATCTGATGGAACGTACGGTACAGTTTCTTCAAACGATTAAATACTTGGTATTAGTTGTGAACTCTTCTTATAGTTAGAACTGTGCGTTAAGGGTGAACTGATCTCCCATTAAAACAGTTGAGCCAGCTAAGTACTGATAACAAACAACGTACTGTCCTTGCAACACATGTAGTCACACCATCCAGAGATGGCACTAAAGGATACGCTGTCACGCCACGCAGAGATTGAACTAAAAGATACACTGCCACTTTGTACACCCAATGTCATCAAGAACCCCCTTTGACACATGCTTATGCTAATGTACCGGATGTACTTGACATTCTTTAGATCAGTCCAGCGCTCACAGGTGCTTGCCATGAATAGCCGTATTAGTGGGTAGAAACATAACAGTCTCTGAATATCCTCCACGTTCTCAACTCCCCGTCTCTGAACTCCCCGTCTCTGAACTCCACGTATCTGAACTCCACGTATCTATCTAAAGTGCCCTTCTTGTAGATCTTCCAGCAGCGGTTGCATGTCAGAGTGGAGACCAATAGAATGATGGACCTGCTAAACCGCAGTCACATCCAAGAAGTAGGACCGGTAGGTGGTCACAAAGACTCAAACAAGCCCGTAAAGATCTCAATTGGTCCGTCCTGAGTATCCAGTATAAGCATCACACGTGCATCCACATTTCTTGTACTGATACTCAACACCTACACCCCTGGTTTGACACAACAGCACTTGACCAGTCTGAGATCCTCCCATAAAGTCCCTTTGGTCGATCATCTACATCTGTTTGTGCTTTACACATGTATCCAAGTCAGTGACAGTACTCTAGATCTattctacttgtatgaaCTATAGATTAGGCGGGGTGGATCCTGCCCTAGGTCAGAACTACCTAAGAGAAGTAGGCATAGTCACCTCCGGCCTTAGCGGCGGCCTCAGTGATGGtagccttggccttggcggcATCAGCACCGtcaagagcagcagcaagatCACCGAGAGCAAGGTCGTCAATTCGGTTGAGCAGAGCATCGAGATCGATGTCAATATCGGCAGacttggcctcgtcgcCGAAGTAGCCGTTGTCCTTGGCGGCGTTTCGCACAGCTcgcttgttcttcttcttggcggacttggcagcctccttggacttcttggcgttctccttgttggcggcagcctcctcagcctccttcttggccttggcagcagcctcctcggcctcctttGCGGCCTTAGCAGCGGCCTCTCGGGCAccggcctccttctcccacttcttggcctccttggccttcttgtcggcctccttgaacaTCTTGATTCGGGGATCGAGGGACAGAGCAAGGTCAACGGCCTCTCGGAATCGGGCAGTGTCCTCGGTCTTGTGCTTCTGTCGCTGGgccttgttcttcttctcaatgtATCGCTTGTGGTCTCGGTTGGAAGAGTCATCGGGAACATCCTCGTCGAGGTACTCAAAGGTTCTCCACGAGTCGAAGGAGTACATGGCGGCGTAGAAGccctccacctcggcctTGGAAGACTCCATGGTACCAAGAGAAGGACAGGGCTGGGTCTTGGAGAATCGGATCTCGGAGTCGAAGAAGGGACCCCACAGCTCGATGAAGTTCTCGGCGGtggtctccttcttggtgggcTGCTCCACATTGGCAGCCTCGTCGACGGAGTCGTactgtcgtcgtcggtTGGAGTCCATCAGAACCTCAAACGCCTTCTGGATACACTTGAAGAagtcgtcctcgtcgagCTTGGAGCCGGAGGCGGCCTTCTTATCGGGGTGATGCTTGAGCACTCGCTTTCGGTGGGCCCGTCGGATCTGGTCCTCAGTAGCTCGGTGTCGAAGGTGAGAGATACCCAGAACTCTGTAATGGTCCTGAGACTTCCAgtccttggcctctcgCTCGAGATCCTCAATGTCTTCAGGCTCGTCGCCGAGATCGGCGTCCTCATCCTCGCCCTCGACCTGCTTGACGTTCTTggcggcctcctccttctcgtcctcagaCCAAGTTCGGCCTCGCAGAGTTCGTCGCGCATGGGCCAGGAACCCGGGTCCAACGGGCTCAATCTGT
The Yarrowia lipolytica chromosome 1A, complete sequence genome window above contains:
- a CDS encoding uncharacterized protein (Compare to YALI0A00594g, similar to uniprot|P32527 Saccharomyces cerevisiae YGR285c ZUO1 zuotin a putative Z-DNA binding protein, similar to Saccharomyces cerevisiae ZUO1 (YGR285C); ancestral locus Anc_5.4), which codes for MSLPTLPSGWASANSEGFVAHSAFTSPVKRQIEPVGPGFLAHARRTLRGRTWSEDEKEEAAKNVKQVEGEDEDADLGDEPEDIEDLEREAKDWKSQDHYRVLGISHLRHRATEDQIRRAHRKRVLKHHPDKKAASGSKLDEDDFFKCIQKAFEVLMDSNRRRQYDSVDEAANVEQPTKKETTAENFIELWGPFFDSEIRFSKTQPCPSLGTMESSKAEVEGFYAAMYSFDSWRTFEYLDEDVPDDSSNRDHKRYIEKKNKAQRQKHKTEDTARFREAVDLALSLDPRIKMFKEADKKAKEAKKWEKEAGAREAAAKAAKEAEEAAAKAKKEAEEAAANKENAKKSKEAAKSAKKKNKRAVRNAAKDNGYFGDEAKSADIDIDLDALLNRIDDLALGDLAAALDGADAAKAKATITEAAAKAGGDYAYFS